The genomic stretch TGCAATTGCCATTTTAGCTTCTGTAATTGTGTCCATTCCGGCACTCCAAATTGGTACATTTAATTTGAGTGATGGAGCCATTTCTACACTTAAATCTACATCATTTGGTAATACGTCCGATTTCGCTGGAACAAGTAAAACATCATCAAATGTTAAGCCTTCTTTTGCAAATTTTGTTTCCCACATGGGTCGCAAACACTCCTTTTTTATTGGTACTCGCTTTTTTATATAGAAAAAACGCATCATCTTATCCTTATTTTCATAAAGAAAAAATGGTGGAAAATATCCACATCATGCGACTTGTCTTCTATAATCATGCTGAAATAGCCAATGTATATTTTTAGTTATTGAATATGATGTTACAAGAAGCTTGGAGCTATGTCAAGAAGGTTTTCCGTTGTTGTTTTATTCAGAAAATATAGTAAAAAATGTTTCACGTGAAACATTTGAAAAAGCCGCCTAAGATTGTTATCTTAAACGACTTCACTGTTTATTAATTTGTTGTATAACTTCAAATTTTCTTCATCGAAACAAACAAAGCGTATTTCTTCAATACTTGTGTCATACTCTTCTTCCGCCCATTTGCGAACGGTATAAAGCGCTACCTCAGCTGCTAGTTTTTTAGGAAAACCATACACACCCGTAGAAATATTAGGAAATGCAATCGAAGTTAATTCTTTTCCAGCCGCTAAATCTAGCGCTTTCCAATAACAAGATGCCAGTTTATTCGCTTCTTGATGCTCTCCGTCTTTCCAAATCGGACCTACAGCATGAATAATGTAACTTGCTTGTAAATCGCCGGCAGACGTAATGACCGCCTCACCCGCAGGACAAGTCCCAATGCGATTAATAACCTCTTGACATTCTTTTAATAAATCCGGACCCGCCGCTTGATGGATAGCGCCATCCACTCCGCCGCCACCTAAAAGTCCGGGGTTAGCAGCATTTACAATGACATCTACATCTTGTTCCGTAATATCACCTTTTACAACTGTTATCTCCATACCATCACCTCTTTTCTTCATTCTAATTTATTTTGAAAGTGATTTCCAGCAAGTCGATTATCTTCGCTTACTAGTTGCATAACTGTAATTACCTTCATAAACGGTTAATTGTTTATTCTCCAGCCAAATTACTTTAGAACATAGCTGATCAATAAAATAGCGATCATGCGATACAGTGATAATTGTGCCGCTAAATGCTCGAATTGCTTCTTCTAAAATTTCACGCGAGGCGATATCTAAATGGTTAGTCGGCTCATCAAGTATCAGCGTATTCACTGGCATATTAATAAATTGCGCTAACCTAAGTCGCATACGTTCTCCGCCGCTAATGTTCCCTACTTTTCGGAAAACCATCTCTCCATAAAACATGAAGCCTGCTAGCATTTGTCGTGCTTCTCCTTCTGTCACAGCAACCTTATCCCGAAATGCATCCAGTACAGTCAGCTTTTCATTCAGCTCTTCCATTTGCTGAGAAAGCGACGCGATTTTCACACTTGCACCAACCTTAATCATGCCAACATCAGGAACAACTTTCCCTTCCATTATTTTAAGCAAAGTAGATTTGCCGGCGCCGTTTTCACCGATAATCGCTACTCGTTCTCCTTGCCTAATTTGCAAAGAAACATCTTGTACGATTGCTTTTTCGCTAAATGACTTGCTTAAGTTTTCCATAACCACAACTTCTTGTCCACTTCGACCAGCTTCATCGAATTGTAATTGCATTTGTTTTTGCGTTAACACTGGACGCTTTACTTTTTCCATCCGTTCTAATGCGCGTTCCATGTTTTTCGCCCTTCGGAACATGGCATCATTTGGCGGATTGGCTTGCATTGCCCACTGGCGCAATCGTTTGATGGCTTGCTGCATCTTTTTGATTTTCTTTTGTTGGTCTTTGTAATCTTGGAATTCCCGCAATAGCCGTTCTTCTCGTTCTTTCAAATATCCAGAAAAATTCGTATGATAAACGATTAATTCGCGGTTCTCAAGCTCCACCATTTTCCCGACTACTTCATCTAAAAAGTAGCGATCATGAGATACAACTAATACGGTTCCCGAATAATGTTGTAAAAACGCGGTCAGCCATTCTACCGCCATCAAATCCAAATGGTTCGTCGGTTCATCTAAGAGTAATAAATCTGTTTTCTGTAATAATAAATGCGCTAATGCAGCCTTCGTCTTCTCACCACCACTCAAGTCTCCCCATCGTTGCGACAGTAGCAATCCAATACCAAGCCCATTCACCACTTTATTCAAATTGGCATCCATCTCATAGCCGCCAAGCTCGCCAAATAAAGCCATTTTATCTCCGTAGCGGTTCATTAATTTTTCGCTGGAATTTGTTGCCATTTCTCCTTCTAATGCTCGTAATTCTTTTTCCAGCTCCTCTAACTCACCAAAACTAGTTCGTAAATATTGTTCTACTATTATATTGGGATCCACCGTCGATAATTGCTCTAAAAGCCCAATTTTCGCGCCCTTTTTGCTCGTCACAATCCCGCTATCAACGCCCTCAGTTCCTTTTAAAATCTTCAAAATAGTACTTTTCCCTTCGCCATTACGACCAATTAAACCGACGCGCTCACCTTCTTCTAATTGAAGTGATACTTTCTCTAAAATAATATCTCCGGTAAAACTTTTAACTACATCATTCATTGCTACTATTGTCATTTTATCCTCCATTTATCCAAGGAAGCATGGCAAATTGTTTCACGTGAAACAATTTTTCAGACAACAAAAAAAGCGTCAGACAAGCGCCCGACGCCAATTATAAGTATAATACTAATTTAGCACTATACAAACCGATTGCGTGACTCCATGCTTCTCTCATTTTTTCTAGTTATACAGTTTTTTGGGCAGACTTCGCCAATGTAACTGCAATACCGGAAAAAATTGCACGGACAATATACAAAAATTTAGCTATACTAGTTCGCGCATTCAAAAGAAACATGTCATCTCACCTCTTTTCATTAATACATATAGAATAAGGGATACTTCCCCAAATGTCAATTGTTCTTCCAATCACATGCACGAAACACAGCGTTTCAGCTCAGAAACTTATACCATTGATATGAAACACGAACCCAAAGCACCAAAATCTATTTACCAATTAGTCGAAACCGTTTACATTAATAAGGCAAGCAAAACTAAAACAGACTAATCGCACATAATTTTTGGAGGTGCCATAATGGAACATAATAAGTTGAAACCTTTCCCAAAAGATTTTCTATGGGGATCAGCTTCTGCAGCGTACCAAGTAGAAGGTGCCTGGGATGAGGATGGTAAAGGACCATCTGTATGGGATGAATTTGTTCGTATTCCTGGAACAACATTCAAAGAAACAAACGGAGATGTAGCGGTGGATAATTACCATCGTTATAAAGAAGATGTCGCACTAATGGCTGAACAGGGCCTAAAAGCATATCGTTTCTCTGTCGCATGGAGTCGCGTTATCCCGCATGGTAACGGGGAAGTTAACGAAGCAGGACTTAAATTCTATGATAATTTGATTGATGAACTTCTTTCTTATGGAATTGAGCCAGTCGTTACACTTTATCACTGGGATATTCCGCAAGGGCTTCAAGACGAATATGGTGGATGGGAGTCGCGAAAAGTCGTAGAAGATTTCACTAACTACGCTGCCCTTCTATTCAAACGCTTTAACGGCCGAGTTAAATACTGGGTAACACTTAATGAACAGAACGTATTTATCTCACACGGTTACAAATTAGCGTATCACCCACCTGGCGTTTCTGACGACAAGCGTATGTTTGCGGCAAATCACAATGCGAACTTGGCGAATGCTTCTGCAATTGCTAAAT from Listeria monocytogenes ATCC 19117 encodes the following:
- the abc-f gene encoding ribosomal protection-like ABC-F family protein translates to MTIVAMNDVVKSFTGDIILEKVSLQLEEGERVGLIGRNGEGKSTILKILKGTEGVDSGIVTSKKGAKIGLLEQLSTVDPNIIVEQYLRTSFGELEELEKELRALEGEMATNSSEKLMNRYGDKMALFGELGGYEMDANLNKVVNGLGIGLLLSQRWGDLSGGEKTKAALAHLLLQKTDLLLLDEPTNHLDLMAVEWLTAFLQHYSGTVLVVSHDRYFLDEVVGKMVELENRELIVYHTNFSGYLKEREERLLREFQDYKDQQKKIKKMQQAIKRLRQWAMQANPPNDAMFRRAKNMERALERMEKVKRPVLTQKQMQLQFDEAGRSGQEVVVMENLSKSFSEKAIVQDVSLQIRQGERVAIIGENGAGKSTLLKIMEGKVVPDVGMIKVGASVKIASLSQQMEELNEKLTVLDAFRDKVAVTEGEARQMLAGFMFYGEMVFRKVGNISGGERMRLRLAQFINMPVNTLILDEPTNHLDIASREILEEAIRAFSGTIITVSHDRYFIDQLCSKVIWLENKQLTVYEGNYSYATSKRR
- a CDS encoding ADP-ribose-binding protein; this encodes MEITVVKGDITEQDVDVIVNAANPGLLGGGGVDGAIHQAAGPDLLKECQEVINRIGTCPAGEAVITSAGDLQASYIIHAVGPIWKDGEHQEANKLASCYWKALDLAAGKELTSIAFPNISTGVYGFPKKLAAEVALYTVRKWAEEEYDTSIEEIRFVCFDEENLKLYNKLINSEVV